The Cannabis sativa cultivar Pink pepper isolate KNU-18-1 unplaced genomic scaffold, ASM2916894v1 Contig3, whole genome shotgun sequence genome window below encodes:
- the LOC115704333 gene encoding pentatricopeptide repeat-containing protein At4g02750 — MRKLSRVLHFLTTNRHLCTSSMISLNHMLTTHLHNNSIKDATVLFELNPTSRNIVSYNIIIALYVKNDRLRHAQKLFDQMPLRDVVSWNTMLLGLRNTKNPHGVYGYFLQMIRTSFSPNEYTISLVLSAVFNTELNLLVPQIHSFVVRVGLNPSLFVGSALMRGYADVGDPFALSRVFDEVLDKDISSWNALVSGYMKIGFIREAQRVFDVMPERNIVSWTSLMNGYIDNKMINKARWVFNKINQKNVVSWTAMISGYVQSQRFIEALRLFPMMLKSGIPPNHFTFSSLLDACVGCCSLLTGQQVHSGVLKSGIPDDIVLLSSLVDMYAKCGDIDAAFSVFESMSNKNMVSWNTMIGGYARHGLAKRALDEFKRMTKSGIMPDEVTFVSILSACARGGLIQEGEEQFNAMVTEYGVQARGEHYACMVDLYGRAGHLEEAVELIKGMPLKPDIVVWSALLAACGLHSSLELGEFAAEGINKLKNEHPVVYSVLMKIYGEKGAWNSAMELREMMKKKKVQKQNAGSSVESRLS, encoded by the coding sequence ATGAGGAAGTTAAGCAGAGTCTTGCACTTCCTAACTACCAACCGCCATCTTTGTACCTCTTCAATGATCAGTCTCAATCACATGCTCACCACTCATCTTCACAACAACTCCATAAAAGATGCGACTGTACTCTTTGAGCTTAACCCCACATCCCGAAATATCGTCTCCTACAACATAATAATCGCCTTGTACGTTAAAAATGACCGATTGCGACATGCCCAGAAGCTGTTTGATCAAATGCCCCTTAGAGATGTTGTATCGTGGAACACCATGTTATTGGGTTTAAGGAACACTAAAAACCCACATGGCGTTTATGGTTATTTCTTACAAATGATAAGAACTAGTTTCAGCCCCAACGAGTATACCATCTCCTTGGTTCTCAGCGCGGTGTTTAACACTGAGCTCAACCTTTTGGTACCCCAGATTCACTCGTTTGTAGTTCGAGTTGGGCTCAACCCAAgtttgtttgttggttcagcATTGATGAGAGGTTATGCTGATGTTGGGGATCCATTTGCTTTGAGCAGAGTGTTTGATGAGGTTTTGGACAAGGATATTTCTTCTTGGAATGCGTTGGTTTCAGGTTACATGAAAATTGGTTTTATAAGGGAGGCTCAGAGAGTTTTCGATGTCATGCCAGAGAGGAATATTGTTTCTTGGACAAGTTTGATGAACGGGTATATTGACAATAAAATGATCAATAAGGCTCGCTGGGTTTTCAACAAAATTAACCAAAAGAATGTGGTCTCCTGGACTGCTATGATTAGCGGGTATGTGCAAAGCCAGCGGTTTATTGAGGCATTGAGGCTCTTCCCCATGATGCTGAAGTCAGGCATTCCGCCTAACCATTTCACGTTTTCGAGCCTGCTTGATGCGTGTGTAGGCTGCTGTTCACTTCTCACTGGCCAGCAAGTTCACTCAGGTGTCTTGAAATCCGGCATACCAGATGACATTGTCTTGTTGAGCTCACTTGTTGATATGTATGCAAAATGTGGCGACATTGATGCTGCATTCTCTGTTTTTGAGTCCATGTCGAATAAGAACATGGTTTCATGGAACACAATGATAGGAGGCTACGCAAGACATGGACTTGCAAAAAGGGCGTTGGATGAGTTCAAGAGAATGACAAAGAGTGGGATCATGCCAGATGAAGTAACTTTCGTAAGCATATTATCAGCTTGCGCTCGTGGTGGATTGATCCAGGAAGGTGAGGAGCAGTTCAATGCAATGGTGACCGAGTATGGAGTCCAAGCCAGGGGAGAGCATTATGCTTGTATGGTGGACCTATATGGAAGAGCAGGTCATCTTGAGGAAGCAGTGGAATTGATCAAGGGAATGCCCCTTAAGCCTGATATTGTTGTTTGGAGTGCATTGCTTGCAGCTTGTGGCTTGCATTCAAGTTTGGAACTTGGTGAGTTTGCTGCTGAGGGGATTAATAAACTGAAAAATGAGCACCCTGTGGTTTACTCGGTGCTTATGAAGATTTATGGGGAAAAAGGGGCTTGGAATAGTGCAATGGAGTTGAGGGAAATGATGAAAAAGAAGAAAGTTCAAAAGCAAAATGCAGGCAGTTCAGTTGAGTCGCGTCTTTCTTAA